In Magnolia sinica isolate HGM2019 chromosome 12, MsV1, whole genome shotgun sequence, a single genomic region encodes these proteins:
- the LOC131220121 gene encoding receptor-like protein 56, with translation MDWALGMWLWALVFVQYHSHGCLGYLDKERTSLLEIKASINYLNGSSLPTWEDGTDCCSWERIKCNNATGRVTKISLNRTRERELGEWYLNAYLLLSFGELRSLDLSRNYLAGWVDHEGFNRLSRLSNLEHLDLSDNSFNETILPYLGALSSLKSLSLRGYHIGLPF, from the exons ATGGATTGGGCATTGGGTATGTGGTTGTGGGCTTTGGTTTTTGTTCAGTACCATAGTCATGGGTGTCTTGGGTACTTGGACAAGGAGAGGACTTCTCTCTTGGAGATCAAAGCTTCCATCAATTATCTGAATGGATCTTCTCTTCCTACATGGGAGGATGGGACTGACTGTTGTAGTTGGGAAAGAATCAAGTGCAACAATGCGACAGGCCGAGTGACCAAAATTTCTCTCAATCGTACAAGGGAAAGGGAATTGGGAGAATGGTATCTGAATGCCTACTTACTTCTATCCTTTGGAGAACTGCGGAGCCTCGATTTGTCCCGGAATTACCTGGCTGGTTGGGTTGATCATGAAG GTTTCAATAGATTGTCGAGATTGAGCAATCTAGAGCACCTTGACCTGAGCGATAACTCATTCAACGAAACCATCTTACCGTATTTGGGTGCACTCTCATCCCTCAAGAGTCTGTCTCTGAGAGGCTATCACATTGGACTTCCT TTTTGA